One Microbacterium esteraromaticum genomic window carries:
- a CDS encoding Bax inhibitor-1/YccA family protein produces the protein MSNFAFNNPAFQQQDPRNVASYPGSSQGTYAPPPAPGAAAGTASFQHAGMDAAANAQLEGMYTAPAAGALETDRMTVEDTIWKTAGLFGILLVTAVAGWMWTAASFVNTGRADMTPWIVGALGGFVLAMVVTFTSRKKVRPALIWAYAAFEGLFVGAISAFFELIWPGVVIQATLATIAVVGVTLALFASGKVRASAKMTKIVMIAMFGYLAFSVLNLILMWTNVLPGDQAFGLYSMKVAGIPLGLIIGVLVVFMAAYSLVMDFDQIQQGVRNGAPRKYGWLGAFGIMVTVVWLYVEILRILAILRGND, from the coding sequence ATGAGCAATTTCGCATTCAACAACCCGGCGTTCCAGCAGCAGGATCCGCGCAACGTGGCGTCCTACCCGGGTTCGTCGCAGGGCACATACGCGCCGCCGCCCGCGCCCGGTGCCGCCGCCGGAACCGCGTCGTTCCAGCACGCGGGCATGGATGCCGCAGCGAACGCGCAGCTGGAGGGCATGTACACCGCTCCGGCGGCCGGCGCCCTCGAGACCGACCGCATGACCGTCGAGGACACGATCTGGAAGACCGCCGGGCTCTTCGGCATCCTTCTGGTGACCGCTGTCGCCGGCTGGATGTGGACCGCCGCGAGCTTCGTGAACACCGGCCGTGCCGACATGACCCCCTGGATCGTGGGCGCCCTCGGCGGCTTCGTGCTGGCCATGGTCGTCACCTTCACCTCGCGCAAGAAGGTCCGGCCCGCGCTGATCTGGGCCTACGCCGCATTCGAGGGGCTCTTCGTCGGAGCCATCTCGGCGTTCTTCGAGCTCATCTGGCCGGGTGTGGTCATCCAGGCGACCCTCGCGACCATCGCGGTCGTGGGTGTGACCCTCGCCCTCTTCGCCAGCGGCAAGGTGCGCGCCAGCGCGAAGATGACGAAGATCGTCATGATCGCGATGTTCGGCTACCTGGCCTTCTCGGTGCTGAACCTCATCCTCATGTGGACGAACGTGCTCCCCGGTGACCAGGCGTTCGGCCTGTACAGCATGAAGGTCGCAGGCATCCCGCTCGGTCTCATCATCGGCGTCCTGGTCGTCTTCATGGCCGCGTACTCGCTGGTGATGGACTTCGACCAGATCCAGCAGGGCGTGCGCAACGGCGCTCCCCGCAAGTACGGCTGGCTGGGCGCCTTCGGCATCATGGTCACGGTTGTCTGGCTGTACGTCGAGATCCTGCGCATCCTTGCGATCCTGCGCGGAAACGACTGA
- a CDS encoding lamin tail domain-containing protein, with protein sequence MSRLHRGLAATAVFALGAAALIATPLAAQGADALTLALDESVAAGQVGGSIRINEVDSQPADWVEFHNPGTGVLDISGYEIRDNSDDHRWQFPPGTAIAPGEFLVVDEASIGLVGGIETAFRDPIGIGSADRIRLFDATGALVDDTLPWDGHAAIDGDTAAATLARCPDAQGAFVLAHPTPAAANACVLPSVVINEIESNADVTDWVEIVNTSASAVDITGWTVMDADPVGHAGETTPLPAGTILEAGARFVFDQPDAFVFGLGGGDTVTVRDAAGRAIDEHVYPDHAEGVWARCADGSGEFVDIPDSTKGEPNACGSPVRINEVESDGGSPDDWIELVNPTAAPLDVSGIVVKDDDEAHGHVIADGTSIEAFGYLVIERDELGFGLGKDDRVRLFDGDLLIDDTAWGAQHAAVTWGRCPDISGGFAVTAESTKGSANVCAGEVVVAAWPGSQDVRVLDPIATFLEDSSGLDAQQSADGVFLWGIDNGEGRLWKMRAEADGSVTQADGWEQGRRIRFQKDADDPGAAGPDTEGVTVDGDGFVYAAAERDNSVKGVNRNVVLKVDPTQPQDDLVAVQEWDLTAQLSQVGANLGIEAVEWVPDAALAGLLFDDRTGRAYDPADYAGHGDGLFFVAMEDNGHVYAFALAADGTATQVSEIAPGLSGVMGLDYDSALDVLWAVCDDGCQGRSAQIALNGTASPDVAHFARPTGLPDINNEGFATAPASLSVDGRRPVWWFADGFTSEALRVGTLPGGTEEPGTGEPGTGGPGTGEPGTGGPGTGGPGTGGPGTGGPATAQPGAGPELATTGAGIPLAGLVLGGILTLAGLGAMALRRRRA encoded by the coding sequence ATGTCCCGTCTGCACCGCGGGCTGGCAGCGACGGCGGTCTTCGCGCTCGGCGCGGCCGCCCTCATCGCCACGCCCCTCGCCGCCCAGGGCGCTGATGCCCTCACCCTCGCGCTCGACGAGAGCGTCGCCGCCGGTCAGGTCGGCGGCTCCATCCGCATCAACGAGGTCGACTCGCAGCCCGCGGACTGGGTGGAGTTCCACAACCCCGGAACAGGGGTGCTCGACATCTCGGGCTACGAGATCCGCGACAACTCCGACGATCACCGATGGCAGTTCCCGCCGGGCACCGCCATCGCACCGGGTGAGTTCCTGGTCGTGGACGAGGCGTCCATAGGTCTGGTCGGCGGCATCGAGACCGCGTTCCGCGACCCCATCGGCATCGGCAGCGCCGACCGCATCCGGCTCTTCGACGCGACCGGCGCTCTCGTCGACGACACCCTTCCGTGGGACGGTCACGCCGCCATCGACGGCGATACCGCAGCGGCGACCCTCGCGCGCTGTCCCGACGCCCAGGGCGCGTTCGTGCTCGCGCACCCGACCCCGGCAGCCGCCAACGCATGCGTGCTGCCGTCGGTGGTCATCAACGAGATCGAGTCGAACGCAGACGTCACCGACTGGGTCGAGATCGTGAACACCTCGGCATCCGCGGTCGACATCACCGGCTGGACGGTGATGGATGCCGATCCCGTCGGCCACGCGGGGGAGACCACGCCGTTGCCGGCCGGCACGATCCTGGAGGCGGGGGCGCGGTTCGTGTTCGACCAGCCCGATGCGTTCGTGTTCGGCCTCGGCGGTGGCGACACGGTCACGGTGCGCGATGCGGCAGGGCGCGCGATCGACGAGCACGTGTATCCGGATCACGCCGAGGGCGTGTGGGCGCGCTGCGCCGACGGCTCGGGTGAATTCGTCGACATCCCCGACTCGACCAAGGGCGAGCCCAATGCGTGCGGCAGCCCCGTGCGCATCAACGAGGTCGAGTCCGACGGCGGATCGCCTGACGACTGGATCGAGCTGGTGAACCCGACTGCGGCTCCGCTCGACGTGAGCGGCATCGTCGTGAAGGACGATGACGAAGCACACGGCCACGTCATCGCGGACGGCACCTCGATCGAGGCGTTCGGGTACCTCGTCATTGAACGCGACGAGCTCGGATTCGGCCTCGGCAAGGACGACCGCGTGCGTCTCTTCGACGGTGATCTGCTCATCGACGACACGGCCTGGGGTGCCCAGCATGCAGCGGTCACGTGGGGGCGCTGCCCCGACATCTCCGGCGGCTTCGCGGTCACGGCCGAGTCGACCAAGGGCAGCGCGAACGTCTGCGCCGGCGAGGTCGTCGTCGCAGCATGGCCCGGCTCGCAGGACGTGCGCGTGCTCGACCCGATCGCGACCTTCCTCGAGGACAGCTCGGGTCTCGACGCGCAGCAGAGCGCCGACGGCGTGTTCCTGTGGGGGATCGACAACGGCGAGGGCAGGCTGTGGAAGATGCGGGCCGAAGCCGACGGCTCGGTGACGCAGGCCGACGGCTGGGAGCAGGGCAGGCGCATCCGCTTCCAGAAGGACGCCGATGATCCCGGCGCGGCCGGACCCGACACGGAGGGCGTGACGGTCGACGGCGATGGCTTCGTGTACGCCGCGGCCGAGCGCGACAACAGCGTCAAGGGCGTGAATCGGAACGTCGTGCTGAAGGTCGACCCGACGCAGCCGCAGGACGACCTGGTGGCCGTGCAGGAGTGGGATCTCACCGCTCAGCTGTCGCAGGTGGGGGCGAACCTCGGCATCGAGGCGGTCGAATGGGTTCCCGATGCTGCGCTCGCCGGGCTGCTGTTCGACGACCGCACCGGCAGAGCGTACGATCCCGCGGACTATGCCGGACACGGTGACGGGCTGTTCTTCGTCGCGATGGAGGACAACGGCCACGTCTACGCGTTCGCACTCGCTGCTGACGGCACCGCGACGCAGGTGAGCGAGATCGCGCCCGGGCTCTCCGGAGTGATGGGGCTGGACTACGACTCGGCCCTCGACGTGCTGTGGGCCGTGTGCGACGACGGATGCCAGGGCCGCTCCGCGCAGATCGCGCTGAACGGGACAGCATCGCCCGACGTCGCGCACTTCGCCCGCCCGACCGGGCTGCCCGACATCAACAACGAGGGCTTCGCCACCGCTCCCGCTTCGCTGTCGGTCGATGGCCGGCGCCCCGTGTGGTGGTTCGCCGACGGCTTCACCTCCGAGGCGCTGCGCGTCGGGACGCTTCCCGGCGGCACGGAGGAGCCGGGCACAGGCGAGCCGGGTACGGGCGGACCGGGTACGGGCGAGCCGGGTACGGGCGGACCGGGTACGGGCGGACCGGGTACTGGCGGACCGGGCACGGGCGGACCTGCCACGGCGCAGCCCGGTGCCGGTCCGGAGCTCGCCACGACCGGCGCGGGGATTCCGCTCGCCGGCCTCGTGCTGGGCGGCATCCTGACCCTGGCCGGTCTCGGAGCGATGGCCCTGCGCCGCCGCCGCGCCTGA
- a CDS encoding glycerophosphodiester phosphodiesterase family protein — MPRRTPLVIGHRGAPGYRPEHSRSSYELALAMGVDAVEPDIVATSDGVLVLRHENEISGTTDVADHPEFADRRTTKRIDGVSLTGWFTEDFTWAELSTLRTRERLPKIRRSSATFDDGQPILRLPDLLDLVRAGSEEHGREIGIVLEIKHATYFESIGLDLAPLIERDLRAGGWADGDLPLIIEAFESTILHRLQRTGIAASFVYLIESTGKPFDLVAALGRHAPDYASAVTPDGLDRLAGTLDGISVSKKMLLAPGNTIVDDAHARGLRVFTWTCRPENGFLDGRFRAGGGKAAYGDYEAEWQQIADTGVDGVFVDHPDLGVAFFG, encoded by the coding sequence GTGCCAAGGAGAACCCCGCTCGTCATCGGACACCGAGGCGCCCCCGGATACCGCCCGGAGCACAGTCGATCCTCATACGAGCTCGCCCTTGCGATGGGGGTGGATGCCGTCGAACCCGACATCGTGGCCACCAGTGACGGCGTGCTCGTGCTGCGGCACGAGAACGAGATCTCCGGCACCACCGATGTCGCCGATCATCCCGAGTTCGCCGACCGCCGCACGACGAAGCGCATCGACGGCGTCTCGCTGACCGGCTGGTTCACCGAGGACTTCACCTGGGCTGAGCTGTCGACGCTGCGCACCCGCGAGCGGCTGCCGAAGATCCGTCGCTCCAGCGCGACCTTCGACGACGGCCAGCCGATCCTGCGTCTGCCCGATCTGCTCGACCTCGTGCGGGCGGGCTCGGAGGAGCACGGCCGCGAGATCGGGATCGTGCTCGAGATCAAGCACGCCACCTACTTCGAGAGCATCGGACTCGACCTCGCGCCGCTGATCGAACGCGACCTGCGAGCGGGCGGCTGGGCCGACGGCGATCTGCCGCTGATCATCGAGGCCTTCGAGTCGACCATCCTGCACCGACTGCAGCGGACCGGGATCGCCGCGTCGTTCGTGTATCTCATCGAGTCGACCGGCAAGCCGTTCGATCTCGTCGCCGCACTCGGGCGCCATGCACCCGACTACGCCTCCGCCGTGACGCCGGATGGTCTCGACCGACTCGCCGGCACGCTCGACGGCATCAGCGTCAGCAAGAAGATGCTGCTGGCCCCTGGCAACACGATCGTCGACGACGCGCATGCGCGCGGTCTGCGGGTGTTCACCTGGACCTGCCGGCCCGAGAACGGCTTCCTCGACGGGCGCTTCCGCGCCGGCGGGGGCAAGGCCGCATACGGCGACTACGAGGCCGAGTGGCAGCAGATCGCCGACACGGGCGTCGACGGCGTCTTCGTCGATCACCCCGACCTCGGCGTGGCGTTCTTCGGCTGA
- a CDS encoding YciI family protein, with protein sequence MKFMLIMRATDEAVKAYEQMPFDEVIAAMGAYNESMMKAGVLLAGEGLTDAAEGFVVDFSAEKPLITDGPYGETKELFNGFWIIETATREEAAEWAGRAPLGPGSFLEVRRVTEMEDFPADNEWIEKEAGWREEQARRAAE encoded by the coding sequence ATGAAGTTCATGCTGATCATGCGCGCGACCGACGAGGCAGTGAAGGCGTACGAGCAGATGCCGTTCGACGAGGTGATCGCCGCGATGGGGGCGTACAACGAGTCGATGATGAAGGCGGGCGTGCTGCTCGCGGGGGAGGGGCTCACCGACGCGGCCGAGGGCTTCGTCGTCGACTTCAGCGCCGAGAAGCCCCTGATCACCGACGGCCCGTACGGCGAGACGAAGGAGCTCTTCAACGGGTTCTGGATCATCGAGACGGCGACCCGTGAAGAGGCCGCGGAGTGGGCCGGCCGCGCGCCGCTCGGGCCCGGCTCGTTCCTCGAGGTGCGCCGGGTGACGGAGATGGAGGACTTCCCCGCCGACAACGAGTGGATCGAGAAGGAGGCGGGCTGGCGCGAGGAGCAGGCGCGCCGAGCAGCGGAGTGA
- a CDS encoding DNA alkylation repair protein: MSLVDQIRSALREAADPSLAPGQQAYMKSAMPFLGVRVPAVRALVRAAGRDGADAAELIGTALALWREAEFREERYAALAVMALRPLRGDASLLPVHEEMIRTGAWWDLVDEAAGRLRETFDADPALMAVEMRIWSDDEDMWVRRAAIISQLGRRAATDLDVLEYAILANAHEREFFLRKAIGWALREYGKHDPDWVRGFVARHPELSALSQREALKNLG; the protein is encoded by the coding sequence ATGAGCCTCGTCGATCAGATCCGCTCCGCCCTTCGGGAAGCGGCCGACCCCTCCCTCGCCCCCGGACAGCAGGCGTACATGAAGTCGGCCATGCCCTTCCTCGGCGTGCGGGTTCCGGCGGTGCGGGCTCTCGTGCGCGCAGCCGGGCGGGATGGCGCGGATGCGGCCGAGCTGATCGGCACCGCCCTCGCGCTGTGGCGAGAGGCGGAGTTCCGCGAGGAGCGCTACGCCGCGCTGGCCGTGATGGCGCTCAGGCCCCTGCGGGGCGATGCGTCGCTGCTGCCTGTGCACGAGGAGATGATCCGCACGGGAGCATGGTGGGACCTCGTCGACGAGGCGGCGGGCCGGCTGCGGGAGACCTTCGACGCCGACCCGGCGCTGATGGCCGTCGAGATGCGCATCTGGTCCGATGACGAGGACATGTGGGTGCGACGGGCGGCGATCATCTCGCAGCTGGGCCGCCGGGCCGCCACCGATCTCGACGTGCTCGAGTACGCGATCCTCGCCAACGCGCACGAGCGGGAGTTCTTCCTGCGCAAGGCGATCGGCTGGGCGCTGCGCGAGTACGGCAAGCACGACCCGGACTGGGTTCGGGGCTTCGTCGCCAGGCATCCCGAGCTCTCGGCGCTCTCGCAACGCGAGGCGCTGAAGAATCTCGGCTGA
- a CDS encoding GlsB/YeaQ/YmgE family stress response membrane protein, translating to MGFLAFLLLGLIAGAIAKLILPGKQGGGWIVTLLLGVVGALLGGWLGSVLFGAPLEEFWSLQTWLLAIGGSIIVLLIYGLIVGRGDRRA from the coding sequence ATGGGCTTCCTCGCCTTTCTCCTCCTCGGACTCATCGCCGGCGCGATCGCGAAGCTGATCCTTCCCGGCAAGCAGGGCGGCGGCTGGATCGTCACCCTTCTGCTCGGTGTGGTCGGCGCTCTGCTCGGCGGCTGGCTGGGCAGCGTCCTCTTCGGCGCTCCGCTCGAGGAGTTCTGGAGCCTGCAGACCTGGCTGCTCGCGATCGGCGGTTCGATCATCGTTCTGCTGATCTACGGCCTCATCGTGGGACGCGGTGACCGTCGCGCCTGA
- a CDS encoding ABC transporter ATP-binding protein has protein sequence MSGVVAQGVRRSFGAVDAVVDATFHAMPGRITGLVGPNGAGKTTLLLMLASLLAPDAGRIGVEGVDPVEDPAAVRRMLGWMPDTLGAWPSLTARESIVTTARLHDMPAADAAARADELLALVGLASHAGSPARVLSRGQKQKLGLARALVHRPRVLLLDEPASGLDPEARVHLRILLRDLAAQGATILISSHVLSELEEVIDDAVFLIAGSVVPGGVAPTSRTYRVRLAAPDASAAVADALGMPRELVGADRGDALLVVADETAALAALRTLVTAGLPVLEYAPAQSALEASFLALRHPEPPPGVPQPPASPQEGGTR, from the coding sequence ATGAGCGGAGTGGTCGCGCAGGGGGTCAGGCGGTCGTTCGGGGCGGTGGATGCCGTGGTCGACGCCACCTTCCACGCGATGCCGGGGCGGATCACGGGCCTGGTGGGCCCGAACGGCGCAGGCAAGACGACGCTGCTGCTGATGCTCGCATCGCTGCTCGCCCCGGATGCCGGACGTATCGGCGTCGAAGGGGTCGACCCCGTCGAGGATCCCGCCGCCGTGCGACGGATGCTCGGCTGGATGCCGGACACCCTCGGCGCCTGGCCGTCGCTGACCGCTCGGGAGAGCATCGTGACGACGGCTCGGCTGCACGACATGCCAGCGGCCGACGCCGCGGCGCGGGCGGACGAGCTGCTCGCACTCGTCGGCCTGGCCTCCCACGCCGGATCGCCCGCCAGGGTGCTCTCTCGCGGGCAGAAGCAGAAGCTCGGACTCGCCCGCGCACTGGTGCACCGCCCCCGGGTGCTGCTGCTGGACGAGCCGGCGTCAGGGCTCGACCCGGAGGCGCGGGTGCACCTGCGCATCCTGCTGCGCGACCTGGCCGCGCAGGGAGCCACCATCCTCATCTCCAGCCACGTGCTCTCCGAGCTCGAGGAGGTGATCGACGACGCCGTCTTCCTCATCGCGGGCTCGGTCGTGCCGGGAGGCGTGGCACCGACCTCACGCACCTATCGTGTGCGCCTCGCGGCCCCCGACGCCTCGGCCGCGGTGGCTGACGCGCTCGGCATGCCGCGCGAGCTGGTCGGCGCCGACCGCGGAGATGCACTCCTCGTGGTGGCCGACGAGACCGCAGCCCTCGCGGCGCTGCGCACACTCGTGACCGCAGGCCTGCCCGTGCTCGAGTACGCACCTGCGCAGAGCGCGCTGGAGGCGTCGTTCCTCGCCCTCAGGCATCCCGAGCCGCCGCCTGGGGTGCCGCAGCCACCAGCGTCGCCCCAGGAAGGAGGGACGCGATGA
- a CDS encoding RNA polymerase sigma factor, with translation MKPEDTPRPGGADGSAGRAVAAVWRIESARIIATLTRLTGDFALAEDLAQDALAEALVQWPAAGVPANPGAWLTAVAKRRAIDSWRRRARYDERVAAVAHDLEREQALEAEPWDPDAIDDDVLRLLFIACHPVLSREAQVALTLRVIGGLTTEQIGRAFLVPVATVQQRIVRAKKTLSAAHVPFELPPREEHGARVGAVLAVLYLIFNEAHSASSGEDWLRPDLGREATRLARVLAQLLPGEPEVHGLLALMELTAARFPARTDANGEPVLLADQDRRRWDRSAIARGRAALARVDALGRGRGGYALQASIAECHAVAESVDATDWQHIVLLYEALGQLTPSPVIELNRAAAVAMATGPASALQIIDRLVESGTLRGYHLLPATRAEMLLRLGRHDEARSEFRVAAGLAGNARERSILEQKALDDAGSA, from the coding sequence ATGAAGCCTGAAGACACGCCGCGACCCGGCGGAGCCGACGGCTCCGCCGGGCGCGCGGTCGCCGCCGTCTGGCGCATCGAGTCCGCCCGGATCATCGCGACCCTGACGCGGCTGACGGGGGACTTCGCCCTGGCAGAGGACCTCGCGCAGGATGCCCTGGCAGAGGCGCTCGTGCAGTGGCCGGCTGCGGGTGTGCCCGCCAATCCCGGCGCCTGGCTCACCGCGGTCGCCAAGCGTCGCGCGATCGACTCCTGGCGACGCCGCGCGCGCTATGACGAGAGGGTCGCGGCGGTCGCGCACGACCTCGAGCGGGAGCAGGCCCTCGAGGCCGAGCCCTGGGACCCGGATGCCATCGATGACGACGTGCTCAGGCTGCTGTTCATCGCCTGCCACCCCGTGCTCTCGAGGGAGGCGCAGGTCGCCTTGACCCTGCGGGTGATCGGCGGTCTCACGACCGAGCAGATCGGCCGCGCCTTCCTGGTGCCGGTGGCCACCGTGCAGCAGAGAATCGTGCGAGCGAAGAAGACGCTCTCGGCGGCACACGTGCCGTTCGAGCTGCCGCCGCGCGAAGAGCACGGTGCCAGGGTCGGCGCCGTGCTGGCGGTGCTCTACCTGATCTTCAACGAGGCGCACTCGGCGAGTTCCGGCGAAGACTGGCTGCGCCCCGACCTCGGTCGTGAGGCGACCAGGCTGGCGCGCGTCCTCGCCCAGCTGCTGCCCGGCGAACCGGAGGTGCACGGCCTGCTCGCACTGATGGAGCTGACAGCGGCTCGCTTCCCGGCCCGCACCGATGCGAACGGCGAACCGGTGCTGCTGGCCGATCAGGATCGCCGGCGGTGGGACCGCAGCGCCATCGCCAGGGGCAGGGCCGCTCTCGCCAGAGTGGACGCCCTCGGGCGGGGCAGGGGCGGCTACGCCCTGCAGGCATCCATCGCCGAATGCCACGCGGTGGCGGAATCGGTCGATGCCACCGACTGGCAGCACATCGTGCTGCTGTACGAGGCGCTCGGCCAGTTGACGCCGTCGCCTGTGATCGAGTTGAACAGAGCGGCAGCGGTCGCGATGGCGACCGGCCCGGCATCGGCGCTGCAGATCATCGACCGCCTCGTCGAGTCGGGGACGCTTCGGGGGTACCATCTGCTCCCTGCCACGCGCGCCGAGATGCTGCTGCGACTGGGCCGGCACGATGAGGCGCGGTCGGAGTTCAGGGTCGCGGCAGGCCTGGCTGGCAATGCGAGGGAACGTTCGATCCTCGAACAGAAGGCGCTCGACGACGCCGGCTCGGCGTGA
- a CDS encoding ABC transporter permease yields MSAARILTIARLELIQRLRSVGWYVLLGVFVVLLLGITALSFLIFSNSDLPGAGVFSIIVNFVLLLVVLVSPTLSGNAINGDRDAATLAPVQVTAATTGDIMVGKLLAAVATGCAFLLIAVPFLAAGMVGGGVTPGMLFVSLLVLLAEIVVVAAMGVGLSGLIARPLFSIAATYLAVAALVIGTLIAFALGGAAIRTDVTHYERPWDDSTGEPVCDSWEEYTYEQPRFDYVWGFLAANPFVVLADATPTTFDDGYPQDLFGQIKYGVRMAQLPPGSERWDACAGGFESTPTPEERMRGTVPSWFVGLGIQLVIAGALFAGAWGRTRTPARRLPPGTRIA; encoded by the coding sequence ATGAGCGCCGCGCGCATCCTCACCATCGCCCGGCTCGAGCTGATCCAGCGCCTGCGCAGCGTCGGCTGGTACGTCCTGCTCGGCGTCTTCGTCGTGCTGCTGCTCGGCATCACGGCGCTGTCGTTCCTGATCTTCTCGAACAGCGACCTGCCAGGCGCCGGCGTCTTCTCGATCATCGTCAACTTCGTGCTGCTGCTGGTCGTGCTCGTCTCGCCGACGCTCAGCGGCAACGCGATCAACGGCGATCGAGATGCCGCGACCCTCGCGCCGGTCCAGGTGACGGCGGCGACGACCGGCGACATCATGGTCGGCAAGCTGCTGGCGGCGGTCGCCACCGGATGCGCGTTCCTGCTGATCGCGGTGCCCTTCCTGGCCGCCGGGATGGTCGGCGGCGGGGTGACGCCGGGGATGCTCTTCGTGTCGCTGCTCGTGCTGCTCGCCGAGATCGTCGTCGTCGCCGCCATGGGGGTGGGTCTGAGCGGGCTCATCGCCAGGCCGCTGTTCTCGATCGCCGCCACCTACCTCGCCGTCGCAGCGCTCGTGATCGGGACCCTGATCGCGTTCGCGCTCGGGGGAGCGGCGATCCGCACCGATGTCACCCACTACGAGCGCCCCTGGGACGACTCGACGGGTGAGCCGGTATGCGACTCGTGGGAGGAGTACACCTACGAGCAGCCGCGGTTCGACTACGTGTGGGGATTCCTCGCCGCGAACCCGTTCGTCGTGCTCGCCGACGCGACGCCGACGACGTTCGACGACGGCTACCCGCAGGATCTGTTCGGGCAGATCAAATACGGCGTGCGGATGGCGCAGCTTCCACCCGGCTCCGAACGGTGGGATGCCTGCGCCGGCGGCTTCGAGTCGACGCCCACTCCCGAGGAGCGGATGCGCGGCACCGTGCCGAGCTGGTTCGTCGGCCTCGGCATCCAGCTGGTGATCGCGGGCGCCCTCTTCGCCGGCGCCTGGGGTCGCACGCGCACTCCCGCCCGCCGGCTGCCGCCCGGAACCCGCATCGCATAG
- a CDS encoding YccF domain-containing protein, translated as MRTILNIIWVIFAGFWLFIGYVVAGIVLCIPIITIPWAIASFRIAGYSLWPFGRQVVDKPTAGLGSALGNIVWVILAGWWLALGHIFSGIALCITIIGIPMGIADFKLVPVSLMPLGKEIVPSRSGAFAA; from the coding sequence ATGCGCACGATCCTCAACATCATCTGGGTCATCTTCGCCGGGTTCTGGCTGTTCATCGGCTACGTCGTGGCCGGCATCGTGCTGTGCATCCCGATCATCACCATCCCCTGGGCGATCGCGTCGTTCCGCATCGCCGGGTACTCGCTGTGGCCGTTCGGGCGCCAGGTGGTCGACAAGCCGACCGCGGGTCTCGGGTCGGCCCTCGGCAACATCGTGTGGGTCATCCTCGCCGGCTGGTGGCTCGCACTCGGCCACATCTTCTCGGGAATCGCCCTGTGCATCACGATCATCGGCATCCCGATGGGCATCGCCGACTTCAAGCTCGTGCCCGTCTCGCTCATGCCTCTCGGCAAGGAGATCGTGCCGAGCCGCAGCGGCGCGTTCGCTGCCTGA